The sequence ATATTAGACCCATTTCTGTTGTTCATTGAGATGATTAAATAGTCCATAAAATGCCATTTGAAGGGAAACATGCACGTGCATTGTTCTACATGTGTAACGCAAAATTCATGTGTGGACATTTGCATCGTTTCTATGCACGAGGTGCAGATTGGATAGTGAGAGCATCCATAACACGTACAAAACTTCAACGTCGAAAATATGTATACTGACCCAAGGGTTACGTGACCAAAACCCCCAAGGTTCAGTTGTTTGGTGTGTACCCGAGTACAGGTGGAGTGTTCACAattttttataaagtttgatAGGTCTGCATCAAACAAGGTGCCCGTAAAGTTGGTAGCACCTGATATATTTCAGGAAGCTGTCGGTTTactggtttttgtggtgcagCTGAAGCTCTATCTGAGTTATCCGAGCAACTTGTAACAGCTTtaacacacgtgtgtgtgtgtgtgtgtgtgtgtgtgtgtgtgtgtgtgtgtgtgtgtgtgtgtgtaaggtgagTTGGCAGGTTTGTATGTGATTGAAGTTTACAAGAAATCACAAGGCAACAGCTGTGTTCAGACCCACCCAGCTTGGTCCAgatttttctttgtctctcttaccctctctctctctctctctctctcacacacacacacagacacacacacacacacacacacacacacacactgtatagagAGACTCTCGTGAGGCCCATACACTATGACAGCACTGCACAGCCCCCCACCCACTGCTGGGGAAACAGGGGGCCCCAGCCTCTGTGAAGAGCATGCTACCATTTGTGTGTATCAGGCATTAGAGAGAATGTCGTATTTCCTGTTTTGTGCAAAGAAGCAGTCAGCCTAGTTTTAACTAACAGTGTTTTACTGATGTTTTGATTTCGAAATGCATGCATCACATTTGAACtgtgaatttttatttgtatttgcagGTCTGTGAAGATCGGCAACAAGAAAAATGTCATCAAAGATGCAGAGCTCGAATAACATTGCTCAGGCAAGAAGAATCGTACAGCAGCTACGGATAGAGGCAAATATTGAGAGAATAAAGGTAAATGTCTACAGATCCTAATCActggtattttatatatatatatatatatatatatatatatatatatatatatatatatatatatatatattatatatatatacagtgagggaaaaaagtatttgatcccctgctgattttgtacgtttgcccactgacaaagaaatgatcattctataattttaatggtagatttatttgaacagtgagagacagaataacaacaaaaaaatccagaaaaacgcacatcaaaaatgttataaattgatttgcattttaatgagggaaataagtatttgacccctctgcaaaacatgacttagtacttggtttaaaaacccttgttggcaatcacagaggtcagacgtttcttgtagttggccaccaggtttgcacacatctcaggagggattttgtcccactcctctttgcagatcttctccaaatcattaaggttttcaggctgacgtttggcaactcgaaccttcagctccctccacagattttctatgggattaaggtctggagactggctaggtcactccaggaccttaatgtgcttcttcttgagccactcctttgttgccttggccgagTGTTTTGGgtaattgtcatgctggaatacccatccacgacccattttcaatgccctgtctgagggaaggaggttttcacccaagatttgacggtacatggccccgtccatcgtccctttgatgcggtgaagttgtcctgtccccttagcagaaaaaaaaacccaaagtataatgtttccacctccatatttgacggtggggatggtgttccaggggtcataggcagcattcctcctcctccaaacatggcaagttgagttgatgccaaagagctccattttggtctcatctgaccccaacactttcacccagttgtcctctgaatcattcagatgttcattggcaaactttagacgggcatgtatatgtgctttcttgagcagcggaccttgcgcgcgctgcaggatttcagtccttcacggcgtagtgtgttaccaattgttttcttggtgactatggtcccagctgccttgagatcattgacaagatcctcccgtgtagttctgggctgattcctcactgttctcatgatcaatgcaactccacgaggtgagatcttgcatggagccccaggccgagggagattgacagttcttttgtgcttcttccatttgcgaataatcgcaccaactgttgtccccttctcaccaagctgcttggcaatggtcttgtagcccattccagacttgtgtaggtctacagtcttgtccctgacatccttggagagctctttggtcttggccatggtggagagtttggaatctgattgattgattacttctgtggacaggtgtcttttatacaggtaacaaactgatattaggagcactccctttaagagtgtgctcctaatctcagctcgttacctgtataaaagacacctgggagccagaaatctttctgactgagagggggtcaaatacttttttccctcattaaaatgcaaatcaatttataacatttttgacatgcgtttttctggatttttttgttgttattctgtctctcactcttcaaatacaactaccattaaaattatagactgatcatttctttgtcagtgggcaaacgtacaaaatcagcaggggatcaaatacttttttccctcactgtatatatatatatatatatatatatatatatatatatatatatatatatatatatatatatatatatatatatgtatatatctccATTGTTGGAGGAAATGCATGCAGGTCATGATGAAAGTAACAGTTGATGGGAGTTTTACTTACTCAAACTTGGTCTTAACGCAGAAAGGATTAAGATTGGGtatgaaatgtgaaaatgtaaatgcatCAGCATGTTCGGCAAAAAAATCGACAaaacaagacaacaacaacaacaacttgtaACTGTAAATAATGCTGGTGGGTCATGGATGAAGACTTAATGAAGACTTTAATTTTTATCCCCAAAACTGTATGCCTTTCAAAAAGATGATGACCTAAATCATCGAATAAACAAAGCAATGGTTGGagaaacacaaaatcaatgCTTTGTAATGACTCAGCGTCTCTAGTTTAACTTTAttgaaaatatgttttaaataagttgtttattttttgcattagaCATTAGACTTCattatggttattattattgttgttattattattattattattattattattattattatcattattattattccacttaTCATTActgcattttctctcttttactgTAGGTTTCTAAAGCCTCTGCAGACCTTATGCATTACTGCAGCGAGCACGCCAAGTACGACCCTCTACTCATGGGCATCCCGGCCTCAGAAAACCCTTTTAAGGATAAGAAGCCCTGCACTATACTGTAGTGGAAAGCACTAATCATGTGCTCTTTAATTCCTCCTTTTTTATAGAGAGAATATTTTACCTTAAAGCATTCATACACTAGTCGCCTTAAAGTCAGCTAACCTCATTCTCACTCTTCTTTTATTCTCCTGCCCTCCAGGCTAGAACAGGAGTCTACACTTGAAACATATTCAGTTCAATATTCACTTCATTCACTTCATCGTTCTATTCAAGAAAACAAGACCAAAAACCTCTAAGCAAACAAGTTTTATGGTGCAATGACAAAGCTTGTGATaggattatttctttttaacccCACTATTGATCGCGAGAACTGAGAAGCTGTTTGCTGTGATTGTGCTATCTGATGTGGTCTAGACCAGACAGTTTTgcaaataaagaagaagaagaaaaaaaatctcagttgGGAAGTACCCAAACAAAGAGCACTACTCATCAAGGCCAATTCCGTTTTCTTTGATCATCATGCCCCCTTAATGTCTCAGATCTGATCAGCAATGCTCAGCAGTAGTGCTCTGACTCTGTGTTTTAACATTCACTGGAGCTAAAGATTCAGCCTTTCACCTTTCAAGAAAAGTGAGAGGAGTTCAGAGGCTCGAAACAGTGATCTACATGTCTAAtaagtttgtttttattcattcgGCAAGTGCGTTTATCCAAAGTGTCTTGCATATGAGACAAAATATAATTCGAGCATAAAACCATCCAGTTAGCTGCTGAACTAACACTGTTCCACATAGTCATAAATCAAGGCAACTGGATTTACGGTTAAAGTGGTTTATTCTTTAGCGatattttagtaaaaaaaatctagtttTCTTTAGTGTAATGAAGTCTGCATGCCTAAATCAGCACAAACCCACTACAGAAGCAGAATATGTCCATATTAGACACCTTCAGACGCTGGACCATACCTCGAGGAGTCAGATGCTAAGAAAAAAGCTAAGAAAAAAGTGATTCCGTTTTCCAGGTGGGTGCAACTAGGGTTAATAGATATGTGACAAGATTTTTCCTAATTCGTAGTTACCTCTGTAATACAAGATCAGAAAACACATAATCAAGTGTGTTTGAGATAACTCTATtctgtgagtgagtatgtgacattggacctcatttatcaagctggcaaacaaataaatccatAAACCATTCACAGGAGCATTCCAAGAAATGCTGTAGTCCTAAAAATCCAGTTAGTTCAGAAAAATGTTCGTATCGTATGAGCTCTTGAGTTTGTAAACTTACATGTATTAAATACTAAGCAGAACCTCGATTGATAAGGCTATGGTTTGAGTTGCTGCGATCTTATACACTGATCATGTTGTCGAGTTTAAATAGCTTATTTACAACTACACTCACAAATTTCATTAAGAATTACTCCAGTGACTGTTATTGTGAATTTGGACATTCCATCTTTACAACTGCGATTTGGGTGAAAACCCTCCATAATGCCAAGcagtttttaatgtgtgtatgtgagtttattttaacattaaaaaaaagaatgcttaATGTGTGTATGCTCATCATATGGCTGGCTGAAAACTAGTGAAGGCCTTAATCAAGTTTTCCTGCTCTCACTCTTGCTACTCACTTACACACTCAAGGGTTCCTCTACTGTGAACTAGCAGCCTGCAGTCCTACACACTGTGCATCATCAATTCTCAGGACAAATGGAGTAAAGCTTTTAGCACATGgcaattttgagaaaaaaaagagaaagaattgtTTATCACAAATGCTGACACGGGCAGCAATAAATAGAATCAAGCAGCTTTCAACAGTTAGCCATGTTAACATCTGGGGTTTAATGGCCTACTGACAGTGCTATAATGAAGGTTTTGTGAAAATGTTTCCTCTCATATTAATTGCTTAAAGAAAgcaaatccataaattaagaaaaataaGGATAGCCATTCAATTAAGACAAAAGATCAATTAAGAAGGTTCTGTTGGATGATTTAGCACACTCCATGCTAGGATGCGCTCTCACCATTTAGTCACCATTTTGTTGAGTTTTGTGACATCACTAAATGTATATCAGACGTGCTGTGAACACACCTGGTACTTTACTGGTGATTGCCGTTCATGTGAGTATGAAGATGAACAAGAAGTTACCGAAACATTTATGAATCtggcaggattttttttttttagtt comes from Ictalurus punctatus breed USDA103 chromosome 11, Coco_2.0, whole genome shotgun sequence and encodes:
- the gng12b gene encoding guanine nucleotide-binding protein G(I)/G(S)/G(O) subunit gamma-12, translating into MSSKMQSSNNIAQARRIVQQLRIEANIERIKVSKASADLMHYCSEHAKYDPLLMGIPASENPFKDKKPCTIL